In Malus sylvestris chromosome 16, drMalSylv7.2, whole genome shotgun sequence, the following are encoded in one genomic region:
- the LOC126607692 gene encoding uncharacterized protein LOC126607692 produces the protein MDPLGEEQIDYEDEEYGGAHKLQYQGSGAISALADEEPMVEDDEFDDLYNDVNVGEGFMQMHRSEASLPTGGVGNGGLQAQKTDVPEPRVQAGVSQDLKIPGVSVQGKYSGAGAQFPEQNQPPVAKEPELGSTDYVSGASGSQKGRVMEMTHDPQVRHMAFQGSTTMPPNVGVDSSDITGKGNSEFVPSLNPASAGPPGATQILTNQMSIKINANRPMVNENQIRPPIENGSATLFVGELHWWTTDAEIESVISQYGRVKEIKFFDERASGKSKGYCQVEFHDQAAATACKEGMDGYVFNGRACVVAYASPQTLKQMGASYLSKSQGQAQAQQPGRRPMNDGGGRGGGVNFQAGDPGGRNFGRGGWGRGGQGVRGPGGGGPMRGRGGVMGAKNMVGNPAGVGTGANGGGYGQGLGGPGFGGPVGMMNPQGMMGSGFDPTYMGRGGGYGGFPGPAFPGMLPQFPGVNTMGLAGVAPHVNPAFFGRGMATNGMGMMGSSGMEGHHAGMWNDPSMGTWGGEEHGRRTRESSYGGDDNASEYGYGDTNNEKGPRSSAASRERERGSERDWSGNSERRHRDDREQDYERSERGEQREHRYKEEKDSYRDHRQRDRDGGYEDDWDRGQSSSRPRSRSKAVPEDDHRSRSRDVDYKRRRLPSE, from the coding sequence ATGGATCCGTTGGGTGAAGAGCAAATAGATTATGAAGATGAGGAATATGGAGGGGCTCATAAGCTTCAGTATCAGGGAAGTGGAGCCATCTCTGCGCTTGCAGATGAAGAACCGATGGTCGAAGATGATGAGTTCGATGATCTCTATAATGATGTTAATGTTGGAGAGGGTTTCATGCAGATGCACCGGTCCGAAGCATCACTCCCAACTGGTGGTGTTGGCAATGGAGGACTCCAAGCACAGAAAACTGATGTTCCTGAACCAAGAGTTCAAGCTGGTGTGTCTCAGGACCTGAAAATTCCTGGGGTTTCAGTTCAAGGGAAGTATTCTGGTGCTGGGGCCCAGTTTCCAGAACAGAATCAACCACCAGTGGCGAAGGAGCCAGAACTGGGATCCACAGATTATGTGAGTGGGGCTTCTGGATCACAGAAGGGGAGGGTTATGGAGATGACTCATGATCCTCAAGTCAGACATATGGCGTTTCAGGGGTCAACAACTATGCCCCCAAATGTCGGTGTTGATTCTTCTGATATTACTGGAAAAGGTAATAGTGAGTTTGTTCCGTCTCTGAATCCTGCCAGTGCTGGCCCTCCAGGAGCTACACAGATACTGACCAATCAAATGAGTATCAAGATAAATGCTAATCGTCCGATGGTCAATGAAAACCAAATCCGACCACCAATTGAGAATGGTTCGGCCACGCTGTTTGTGGGAGAACTACATTGGTGGACAACTGATGCTGAGATTGAAAGTGTTATATCTCAGTATGGGAGGGTCAAGGAAATTAAGTTTTTTGACGAGAGGGCCAGTGGTAAATCCAAAGGTTATTGTCAGGTTGAGTTTCATGATCAAGCTGCTGCCACGGCATGCAAAGAAGGGATGGATGGTTATGTTTTCAATGGAAGAGCTTGTGTTGTGGCTTATGCTTCCCCGCAAACCTTGAAACAGATGGGAGCTTCTTATTTGAGCAAATCCCAAGGTCAGGCTCAGGCTCAGCAACCAGGAAGAAGGCCCATGAATGATGGTGGTGGGAGGGGGGGAGGTGTGAATTTTCAAGCTGGAGACCCAGGAGGTAGGAATTTTGGAAGGGGTGGATGGGGACGAGGTGGACAGGGAGTAAGAGGTCCTGGAGGTGGAGGACCAATGAGGGGAAGAGGAGGGGTCATGGGTGCGAAGAACATGGTTGGGAATCCTGCTGGTGTTGGAACTGGTGCTAATGGAGGTGGCTATGGACAGGGCCTTGGAGGTCCTGGATTTGGTGGTCCTGTAGGAATGATGAATCCACAGGGTATGATGGGTTCTGGATTTGATCCAACATATATGGGTCGAGGAGGCGGTTATGGAGGGTTTCCAGGTCCTGCTTTTCCTGGAATGCTTCCTCAATTTCCTGGTGTTAATACAATGGGACTTGCCGGGGTGGCTCCTCATGTAAACCCAGCTTTCTTTGGCAGGGGAATGGCAACTAATGGGATGGGGATGATGGGTTCTTCTGGAATGGAGGGACACCATGCAGGGATGTGGAATGACCCAAGCATGGGGACCTGGGGAGGAGAAGAACACGGTCGAAGAACTAGGGAGTCAAGTTATGGTGGTGATGATAATGCTTCTGAGTATGGATACGGTGACACAAATAATGAGAAAGGACCAAGGTCAAGTGCTGCCTCGAGGGAAAGAGAAAGGGGATCTGAGCGTGACTGGTCAGGAAACTCTGAGAGGAGGCATCGTGATGATAGGGAACAAGACTATGAAAGGTCTGAAAGGGGGGAGCAAAGGGAGCATCGGTACAAGGAAGAAAAAGATAGTTATCGAGACCATCGGCAGAGAGATCGTGACGGGGGTTATGAGGATGACTGGGACAGAGGTCAGTCTTCTTCAAGACCTCGTAGCAGGTCCAAAGCTGTGCCAGAGGATGATCATCGGTCTCGATCAAGGGATGTTGATTATAAGAGGAGACGGTTGCCATCTGAGTGA
- the LOC126607868 gene encoding anther-specific protein BCP1-like: protein MARQQVVVLALVLLATVGLAFAADAPTPAAATKPGLPTFIGVPSAGPVPDNNDVGTVGGSGDGASKAPSPGGATDSVAAGSVGGPVSASAFGSIASGNAEGPKPSAATVAQLSAGVAVAAGVAASLLF, encoded by the coding sequence ATGGCACGCCAACAAGTTGTTGTTCTTGCTCTTGTTCTGTTGGCCACCGTGGGGTTGGCTTTCGCTGCTGACGCCCCCACCCCCGCCGCCGCCACCAAACCCGGCCTCCCAACCTTCATTGGTGTGCCCTCGGCGGGACCAGTCCCAGACAATAACGATGTGGGAACCGTTGGTGGCTCCGGTGATGGTGCTTCCAAGGCTCCTTCTCCCGGTGGTGCTACCGACAGCGTTGCCGCAGGCTCCGTTGGTGGACCTGTCTCTGCCTCAGCTTTTGGCTCCATTGCCAGTGGTAATGCCGAGGGTCCTAAACCTAGCGCTGCCACCGTTGCACAGCTCTCCGCCGGAGTAGCTGTTGCCGCTGGCGTCGCCGCCTCCTTATTGTTCTAA
- the LOC126608056 gene encoding T-complex protein 1 subunit epsilon-like, which translates to MALAFDEYGRPFIILREQEQKSRLRGLDAQKANISAGKAVARILRTSLGPKGMDKMLQSPDGEITVTNDGATILEQMDVDNQIAKLMVELSQSQDYEIGDGTTGVVVLAGALLEHAERLLERGIHPIRVAEGYELASRIAVDHLQHISHKFEFGLDNIEPLVGTCMTTLSSKIVNRCKRALAEIAVKAVLAVADLERKDVNLDLIKVEGKVGGKLEDTELVYGILIDKDMSHPQMPKYIENAKIAILTCPFEPPKPKTKHKVDIDTVEKFQTLRMQEQKYFDDMVQKCKDVGATLVICQWGFDDEANHLLMHRNLPAVRWVGGVELELIAIATGGRIVPRFQELTPEKLGKAGIVREKSFGTTKDRMLYIEHCANSRAVTIFIRGGNKMMIEETKRSIHDALCVARNLIRNNSIVYGGGSAEISCSVAVEAAADRYPGVEQYAIRAFADALDAVPMALAENSGLQPIETLSAVKAEQIKESIPYYGIDCNDVGTNDMRKQNVFETLIGKQQQILLATQVVKMILKIDDVISPSDY; encoded by the exons ATGGCGCTGGCATTCGACGAGTACGGGCGGCCCTTCATAATACTGAGGGAGCAGGAGCAGAAGTCTCGATTGCGCGGCCTCGATGCTCAGAAGGCCAACATTTCCGCCGGCAAGGCCGTCGCTCGCATCCTCCGGACCTCCCTCGGACCCAAGGGCATGGACAAGATGCTCCAGAGCCCCGATGGTGAAATCACTGTCA CAAATGATGGTGCTACGATTCTGGAGCAGATGGATGTCGACAATCAGATCGCGAAGCTGATGGTCGAACTATCCCAGAGTCAGGACTATGAAATTGGTGATGGGACAACTGGAGTCGTTGTGTTGGCTGGTGCACTTCTAGAGCATGCTGAGCGGCTGTTGGAGCGCGGTATCCACCCCATACGTGTTGCAGAGGGATACGAATTGGCATCCAGAATAGCGGTCGACCATTTGCAGCATATATCACACAAATTTGAATTTGGTCTGGATAATATAGAGCCTCTGGTTGGAACTTGCATGACCACTTTATCGTCCAAGAT TGTGAACCGGTGCAAACGTGCCCTTGCTGAGATTGCTGTGAAGGCAGTTTTGGCCGTTGCTGATTTAGAGAGGAAAGATGTGAACCTAGATTTGATAAAAGTAGAGGGGAAAGTTGGCGGTAAGTTGGAAGATACTGAGCTGGTATATGGTATTCTTATTGACAAGGATATGAGCCATCCACAAATGCCAAAGTACATTGAAAATGCAAAAATTGCTATCTTGACTTGCCCCTTTGAGCCACCAAAGCCAAAGACAAAACATAAGGTTGATATTGATACAGTGGAAAAGTTTCAGACTCTACGTATGCAAGAACAGAAGTACTTTGACGACATGGTCCAAAAATGCAAG GATGTTGGTGCTACCTTGGTCATCTGTCAATGGGGGTTTGATGATGAAGCAAATCACCTATTGATGCACAGGAACTTGCCTGCTGTCAGATGGGTTGGTGGTGTAGAGTTGGAACTAATTGCAATAGCTACAG GAGGAAGAATTGTGCCCAGGTTCCAAGAATTGACACCCGAGAAATTAGGAAAG GCTGGTATAGTTCGCGAAAAATCATTCGGCACAACAAAAGATCGAATGCTGTACATCGAACACTGTGCAAATTCAAGGGCTGTGACCATATTTATCCGTGGAG GTAACAAAATGATGATAGAGGAGACTAAGCGCAGCATCCACGATGCCCTCTGTGTTGCTAGGAATCTCATCCGCAACAATTCTATTGTGTACGGCGGTGGCTCAGCAGAGATATCTTGCTCCGTTGCCGTAGAGGCAGCAGCAGACCGATACCCAGGAGTTGAGCAA TATGCCATTAGAGCATTTGCAGATGCTTTGGATGCTGTTCCTATGGCGCTTGCAGAGAATAGTGGCCTTCAACCCATCGAAACACTATCTGCAGTGAAAGCTGAGCAGATTAAG GAGAGCATTCCGTACTATGGAATAGACTGCAACGACGTTGGCACTAATGATATGCGGAAGCAGAATGTCTTTGAGACATTGATCGGGAAGCAGCAGCAAATCTTACTGGCAACACAAGTCGTGAAGATGATACTAAAAATCGATGATGTTATTTCCCCCTCTGATTACTAG
- the LOC126608954 gene encoding probable pectate lyase 5, with product MAMPLSLLLLSLLLIPTTISSSPVKDPELVMQEVQESINASRRNLGYLSCGTGNPIDDCWRCDPNWEKNRQRLADCAIGFGKHAIGGRDGKIYVVTDSGDHPVNPKPGTLRYGVIQNEPLWIIFQRDMTIKLNEELMMNSFKTIDGRGSSVHIAGGPCITIQYVTNIIIHGLNIHDCKQGGNAYVRDSPEHFGWRTLSDGDGVSIFGGSHVWVDHNSLSNCRDGLIDAIHGSTSITISNNYMTHHNKVMLLGHSDSYTQDKNMQVTIAFNHFGEGLIQRMPRCRHGNFHVVNNDYTHWEMYAIGGSASPTINSQGNRFLAPNDRFNKEVTKHEDAPQKEWSKWNWRSSGDLLLNGAFFTASGAGASTSYSKASSLSARPSSLVSSLTAGAGSLRCKKGSRC from the exons ATGGCAATGCCACTCTCTCTTTTGCTCCTCTCCCTTCTCCTAATCCCAACCACCATTTCCTCCTCCCCTGTCAAAGATCCTGAACTGGTGATGCAAGAAGTACAAGA GAGCATCAATGCCTCAAGGAGAAATTTGGGTTATCTTTCATGTGGCACAGGAAACCCCATTGACGACTGCTGGAGGTGTGACCCCAACTGGGAGAAAAACcgccaacggctagctgactgcGCAATTGGATTCGGAAAGCACGCCATTGGAGGCAGGGACGGTAAAATCTACGTGGTGACGGACTCAGGCGACCATCCTGTAAACCCTAAACCCGGAACCCTCCGATACGGCGTGATCCAAAACGAACCACTCTGGATCATCTTCCAGCGTGACATGACGATCAAGTTGAACGAAGAGCTGATGATGAACTCCTTCAAGACAATCGACGGCAGAGGAAGTAGCGTACACATTGCAGGCGGGCCCTGCATTACGATACAGTACGTGACAAACATTATTATCCACGGATTAAACATTCACGACTGTAAGCAAGGCGGGAACGCCTACGTTAGGGACTCGCCGGAGCACTTTGGGTGGCGGACGCTTTCCGACGGCGACGGGGTCTCCATTTTTGGTGGTAGTCATGTTTGGGTGGATCATAACTCACTTTCCAACTGCCGTGACGGGCTAATTGATGCTATCCATGGATCAACCTCCATCACTATTTCAAACAATTACATGACTCACCATAACAAGGTCATGCTCTTGGGGCACAGTGATTCCTACACTCAGGACAAGAATATGCAGGTCACCATTGCATTCAACCACTTTGGAGAAGGGCTTATTCAGAGGATGCCAAG ATGTAGACATGGGAATTTTCATGTGGTGAACAATGACTACACCCATTGGGAAATGTATGCAATTGGTGGGAGTGCTTCTCCAACCATCAACAGCCAAGGCAACAGATTTCTGGCACCAAATGATAGATTCAACAAAGAG GTTACCAAGCATGAGGATGCACCACAGAAAGAGTGGAGCAAATGGAACTGGAGGTCCTCAGGAGATTTGCTGCTAAACGGTGCGTTCTTCACAGCATCCGGTGCCGGAGCATCTACTAGTTACTCCAAAGCATCGAGTCTGAGTGCGAGACCGTCGTCGCTCGTGAGTTCGCTCACTGCCGGAGCTGGTTCGCTCAGGTGCAAGAAGGGCTCGCGTTGCTGA
- the LOC126607597 gene encoding ultraviolet-B receptor UVR8-like, translating into MDATASGTPTIQYHNIPDQPITTIVATPVPTFERRQRHCFGTSTPGEFPLAANPSIVLHVLTACNLDPQDLSKLEATCSFFRQPAHFAPDFELSISELAALDMCQKRAIFKPMTAEQRQELKQRCGGSWKLVLRFLLAGEACFRREKSQAIAGPGHSIAVTSKGSVYSFGSNSSGQLGHGTTEEEYRPQPIRSLQGIRIIHAAAGAGRTMLISDAGKVYAFGKDSFGETEYGVQGSKLVTTPQLVESLKDIFVVQAAIGNFFTAVLSREGRVYTFSWGNDAKLGHQTEPTDVEPHPLLGALENVPVVQIAAGYCYLLALACQPNGMSVYSVGCGLGGKLGHGLRTDEKHPRLIEQFQVLNLQPMVVAAGAWHAAVVGQDGRVCTWGWGRYGCLGHGNEECESVPKVVEALSHVKAVHVATGDYTTFVVSDDGDVYSFGCGESASLGHSTAADGQGNRHANVLAPELVTSLKQVNERVVQISLTNSIYWNAHTFALTESGKLYAFGAGDKGQLGIELVANQTERGKPELVDIDLR; encoded by the exons ATGGATGCCACTGCGAGCGGAACCCCCACTATACAATACCATAACATTCCTGACCAGCCAATTACCACTATTGTTGCCACTCCTGTACCAACATTTGAAAGGCGGCAACGCCATTGCTTCGGGACCTCCACCCCCGGAGAGTTCCCTTTAGCTGCAAACCCCTCCATTGTCCTCCATGTCCTTACTGCCTGCAATTTGGATCCTCAAGACCTTTCAAAGTTAGAG GCAACATGTTCCTTTTTTAGGCAGCCTGCACACTTTGCTCCTGACTTTGAATTGTCCATATCGGAGCTTGCTGCTCTGGACATGTGCCAAAAAAGAGCTATATTTAAGCCAATGACAGCCGAACAGCGTCAAGAATTGAAGCAAAGATGTGGGGGTTCATGGAAACTTGTTCTGAGGTTTTTGTTGGCTGGAGAGGCATGTTTCCGAAGGGAGAAATCGCAGGCAATAGCAGGGCCCGGTCACAGCATTGCTGTGACTTCAAAAGGATCTGTCTACTCATTTGGCTCAAACAGCTCAGGACAGCTTGGACATGGCACAACTGAAGAGGAATACCGGCCTCAGCCAATCAG ATCTCTGCAAGGCATTCGAATTATTCACGCAGCTGCTGGGGCTGGCAGGACAATGCTGATCAGTGATGCGGGGAAAGTTTATGCCTTTGGAAAGGACTCTTTTGGCGAAACTGAGTACGGGGTTCAAGGATCGAAGCTGGTTACTACTCCACAGTTGGTTGAGTCTTTGAAAGACATATTTGTGGTACAAGCTGCAATAGGAAATTTCTTCACGGCTGTGTTGTCAAGAGAGGGCAGGGTGTATACATTTTCCTGGGGCAACGATGCCAAACTCGGTCACCAAACTGAGCCAACTGATGTTGAGCCTCATCCTTTATTGGGAGCACTTGAGAATGTACCTGTGGTGCAAATTGCAGCTGGATACTGCTACCTTCTTGCTCTGGCTTGTCAACCTAATGGCAT GTCAGTTTACTCTGTTGGCTGTGGCTTGGGAGGGAAGCTTGGACATGGGTTAAGAACTGATGAGAAGCACCCCCGACTTATTGAACAATTTCAGGTTTTGAACCTTCAGCCGATGGTGGTTGCTGCTGGTGCTTGGCATGCCGCTGTGGTGGGGCAGGATGGACGCGTCTGCACTTGGGGTTGGGGCCGTTATGGCTGCTTGGGTCACGGGAATGAAGAATGTGAATCAGTTCCTAAGGTTGTGGAAGCATTGAGCCACGTGAAAGCGGTGCACGTTGCTACAGGGGATTACACAACCTTTGTGGTCTCAGATGACGGTGATGTGTACTCATTTGGTTGCGGAGAATCAGCTAGTCTTGGACATAGTACTGCCGCCGATGGACAG GGAAATAGGCATGCAAATGTGTTGGCACCAGAGCTAGTGACATCACTGAAGCAAGTGAACGAGCGGGTTGTACAGATCAGCCTCACCAACTCCATATACTGGAACGCCCACACTTTTGCACTCACCGAGTCAGGGAAGCTATACGCATTTGGAGCGGGAGACAAAGGGCAACTAGGCATTGAACTGGTTGCCAACCAGACCGAAAGGGGAAAGCCAGAGCTGGTCGATATTGATCTCAGATAG